The nucleotide window CTTCACTATTTCAGGAGCATTCTGGAATGCaaggatagcacagtggttagcactgctgcctctcaacgccagaggcccgggttcaattccaacctaaggtcattgtctgcgtggagtctacaagtacttcccatgtctgcatgggtttcctctgggtaccagaactgtacatagtattccaagtgtggccttaccaatgtcttgtgcaacttcagcagtccaaagatgtgtgggttaggtggactggccatgctaaattaccccttagtgttcaaagatgtataggttagatggattagccatggtaaatatgcagggttacggggatgggtttGGGTACGATTCtccatcagagagttggtgcaggctcgatgggttgaatggcctgttctgtactgtcgggattctataacccTGGCCTCTCTGAAACCCCTTTTCTGCCTCCTTGACCCTCACCTCCAAGAAGTATGTAGAGCTCATGGACTTGCAGGTCACTAAGATTGAGGCCAGCTGCCTCTTCCATCTTCCGCTAgcccacactgtccccaaggaTTCCCACACCCTCTTGCCCTACCAAAATTCATCTTGCCTAAGAAACCCACCCCCTGTTCCCTGGGCCCTATTTCCAAAAAACTGCCGACCATCCATCTTCCCTTCCTGGCTCTCACATTGTTAATCCTTCTTTCCCCTCAAGTACTCCCACCTTTCCTTCAAATCGGCTATCCCTCCTCTCAGAAGAAAAACCCCTGATTCTATTTTCCggcaaactccccccccaccccctccccccccccccccccccccgatatccCGTCACCTCTCAAATTCATATCCATCTTTCCGGGAACTCTATGCTTGAACTCTTCCAATCAGCTCCACCGAAGTCGCAAGTCACAGATAATATCCTCTCTAACTGGACATTGTAAATTCCAGTTCCTGAAACTGTCCGCAGCCTCTGACATGATTTATCACATCCTCTTCCTCCGAGGCTTCTCCTGTGTTATCCTGCTCATAGCCTCATTTCTATCTGATCACCCTCAAAGGATCCTCCACAgtttctcttcccactcccacACCATTCCTTCTGGAGTGCTCCCTCCTCCTCATCATCGACCTGCTGTGCCTTAGCAACACGGACAAAGGGTCAGGATTCACATACAATGAGTCTGTGAGGGAAGTGAGGGAATTACTCGAGTACGAGTGAAAACGTCTTTCGATACCAGCTCAATTTCGTGCAGCAGTCCATTTAGCCAGCAGAATCTTCAGCAGCGATAGGGAATAAGCAGTGAGGAGATTTAGGGTGGGTCACATCTTCATAGTAATATGGGTGTTTTAACCAAACCCAGTACAACATGTTGAAGGGCCTCAGATAAACATCCTCAAACTGGACAGACGAAAGGAGATATATTTTGACATCTCTCTCCCACTTTTGCTTTATTTAAAATGCACAAACACTATAAAAATATTTATTATCAATGGCTGTATAAAAACAAGGATAAATCATTCAAACAGAATCACATCAATCACAAACCTCAATCCCCTCCATACATTCCCTATGTTTCCATTTCATTACAAAACTTATAAAAATAGACTACATTAAATATTTATACagatggagaggaagagagagagggagtgtggaaGAAAGGAAAGGAAGGGAGAAATGGAGCAAAGCAAGGTGATGAAGGCTTTAAAAGGAATaaaaagagagaggggaaaggggtggAACAGTGGGGGAAGGGATGAAGAggcgagagctgcagagagaaatagaagagGGAAAGGGCCATGTTGGAAAAGAAAAATGGAGAGCGAAAggatgatttgattttattcaacTCGCTGAACTTGGAAGATATTAAAAAATGTCTTAGTCTGGATTTAATTTATATTCATATTCACAAGAGCTGTTTGCAGTCCAGTGTATTACACAATGCCAATGTGAGAACTCTCAGGACGCAGTCTGATGGGATGTGATTGTTATCAGAGAGAAATATCCTAGAATGTCTCAGGACAGGGTTCAGTTCCATACTCAACATATCATAGAGCAGGGTCCTTCTGGGACTGGACGGAATTATTAAGTTAGACTAAAAGCTGGAACTCTTTTAGAAAAATGAAGACTTAAGGGTGATCTGACTGAAGTTTCCAAGACGGTAAATGGAAACATTTGTGTTCAAACTGACTCTTTTTATCAATAAATGGTTGAGGAGGAGACAGGGACACGGCCGGGGAGTGATTCTTCCCGCAGGGAAGAGTGGACTTCCCAAACAGGccgctgagtgaatcccttcaagCAAGAGTTTGAGTCTGCTCTTGGTTCAGACAGATATTATCTTGCACGGGAGGGAGGTACTTCAGGGAATTCAGAGCTTGAGATAGAGTAATTTCCTGGACTAGTTTTGACCACTTAGGGTGTAGGTCAGAGCGAAATTCCCCAGCATTTTCCTGCAAATTGGCGTTACTGTTAAGCCAGACATGACttatgacaaatgtgaggttattcactagggaggaaataatagcaaattggattattatctaaatggaaaaaaattacaacatgctgctgtgcagagggacctgggggtccttgtgcatgagacgcaaaaacccagtctgcaggtgcaacaggtgatcaagaaggcaaatgggatgttggcctatatcgcaagggggatagaatataaaagcagagatgtcttgctgcatctgtacagggcattggtaaggccgcagctggaatactgtgtgcagtattggtccccttatttgcggaaagaTATattgccttggagggagtgcagagaaggttcaccaggttgataccagagatgaggggtgttgattatgaggagagactgagcagattgggtttgtattcgttggaatttagaaggctgaggggggatcttatagagacctataagataatgaaggggctggatagggtagaggtggagagattctttccacttagaaaggaagctagaactagagggcacagcctcaaaataaaggggggtcagtttaggacagagttgaggaggaacttcttctctcagagggtggtgaatctctggaattctctgcccactgaagtggtggaggatacctcgttgaatatgtttaaatcacggatagatggattcctgatcggtaagggaattagaggttatggggatcaggcgggtaagtggaactgatccacttcagatcagccatgatcttattgaatggcggggcaggctcgaggggctagatggcctactcctgctcctatttcttatgttcttatgacaattGTGTGGGACAGGCTGGACTGAGTCTTGTCCTCTCCACGTAGACAGAGCTTCTCACTGGAATGCCTGTTGCCTCCTGCCAGCGTCATGAACAATCTTTGGATTGTTTTATCGGAATCATTAAAGCTGCCATTCGGCACAGCTAGACACATGACAGCAGGATGCCATGGCTAGAACCAATACCTGGCGTCAGGAAGGGCAAGACTGGCAGTTCAACATCCCTCGTTATAGAAACTTCAGCCACAATAGGGAGAAAAATTCATGCAGTATGTCCCAGAAATTCTTTTCCACCAACTAGTGACAAAGCCAACGAGAGGAGATGCAATTCTAGACCGAGTCTTGGGCAAGCGGGTGAAGTGATAGTTGGCAACCATATTGGGGACAGTGATCGCGATGCAGTTCAATTTAGCATTACCATGGAGAAGGACAGAGATAAAGCAGGAATAAAAGTTTTGAACTGGGGGAAGGCAAATtttgcaggaatgagaagggacttGACTGAGGTGGACCGGACAGTGCTGCGAGAGGATAAATCAGTGGAAAACCAGTGAGTGGTGGGTGTCTAGAATTCGCTGTCCGAGTTGGTGGAGGAGGCAGAGACCTGAAACTCTTTTAAGTAGTAGTTAGATCTGCACCTTAGGTGCTGTAAGCTACAAGGCTATGggtcaggtgcaggaaggtgggattagaaagggcacctggtctTCTCagtctggcatggacaagatgggctgaatggcctccttccgagttgtaacttttctatggttactTTAAGGTCAACCCAGGATCACCCAGCCCCAGTCAGGCTCGAGCCCCGGGTCAGACTCGGGCCCCGGGTCAGACTCGGGCCCCGGGTCAGGCTCGGGCCCCGGGTCAGGCTCGGGCCCCGGGTCAGGCTCGGGCCCCGGGTCAGGCTCGGGCCCCGGGTCAGGCTCGGGCCCCGGGTCAGGCTCGGGCCCCGGGTCAGGCTCGGGCCCCGGGTCAGGCTCGGGCCCCGGGTCAGGCTCGGGCCCCGGGTCAGGCTCGGGCCCCGGGTCAGGCTCGGGCCCCGGGTCAGGCTGATCTTGAGGTAGACAAAGCTCGGGCTGTGGTTCTGGGGCCTGATTCTCTGCTCACAGCCGCTGGGTTCACAGTCACAGTGGGTGGCGAATGAACTTTCAGCTTGTTTCACAGGACAGTTTGAAAATGCTCCAACACATCACAACCCTGTGTCTTGTTCAGCTTAACATGTTATAAATCAGGGATCAATAAGTGGTGAGCAAGCGGCTGTGACGGACCCTCAGGGACACAAAGCTGTCTTCGACACAAGGACATCTCCTTGTGGCCTCCACTTCTCGATCAGTAAATGTTCCCAGAGGTGTCCTGGACTGGAAGCTGCAACTCCTCCCCATCCTCCTGATGGGGCACCGAGTTATACTGTCGCCAGTGACATTCACTCTCTGCCTCCACTGAAACACCAGCCTCTTTCCATTTCTCCGGCTCAGAGGCCTGCTGTTCCTCTTGGATGGGAAACCCTTCATccacttcagttccttcttcctctGGAGTAGGGAAATCCTCCTCAGCAGAGACTGGGCCGGGAGCCCCACCACCCTGGCGATGGCAGCAGTTGACGTAACACTTGCCAGTATTTATCGTAACGCTCACTGTCGGGTTCCCATTGAATTCCATCACAGGTGACGGGGCTCCTGTATAAACATAGCAACCAGTTACACTCAACGTCATTCCTCCCTCCAACCGCCTGACCAGAGAATCTCGCTTCTCACTGGAGCCAATGCACccaagtgctgactgtctggaaTAAGAGTTTTAAGGCTCTGGTCTCCCTCATATCCACCCACTTACTCATAtatagaatcccgagagtgcagaaggaggccatttggcccatcaggtctgcaccaactctctgacagagcatcttatcttgGTCCATACCCcaccttaccccgtaaccccacgtatttgccccgctaatccctctaacctacacatcttgggacactgagggacaatttagcatggccaatccacctaacttgcagatctttggactgtgggaggaaaccggagcacccggaggaaacccacgcagacacagggaagaatgtgtaaactccacacagtcacctgaggccggaattgaacctgggctcctggcgctgggaggcagcagtgctaaccactgtgccaccgtgccaccctaacgtaCATATACACAACACTCATTGTGATACATACTCAGTCACGCTGACAGGGGATACAGGTAATGACAAGAAACCTTGGTGAAACCTCTCCCACAGCTAGTGGTTCGGTTGTgtctgctgggtgagtgtttgggAACAGAACACAGCATTTGCTGAGGCCCATTGAATACTCTCACCTTTAACTCTCTAAGGTGCTGTTAAATATTAGGCCCAGTCTTGACCAGCCTGGGGCCAGAGCCCTGAGGCTAACAGAAGTGCATCTGAATTCCTGGTTGGAACTGACCCCTGAGGTCTAGCCCTTTGGAACGTGAAGCCGGTGAATCTGGAATTTCCTTACCTGAGCTTGGCCGGGATTCCCTGCTGATGTAGCCCTGGTCCTCCTGGGAATCTATCCTGGAGTAATTGTTCAAATGGGTGAGAGCAACGTGGGTCTGGGTCTGCTCCTCCTCTTTCGAGCTGAACCCTGGGCCTGGCTTTTGCCTGACACCTCCTGAGCCACTGCTGTTGGAccgggatggtgagcagggacactctgcctgagatcctgTTACACCATTATTCTGTTCACACACCCCATTCTGGGAGCTCACAGCCTCCAGTGCGCTTTCGGGTACACTAATTAAACGAACTGTCTCCACCGGATCGTCCATCTTTTTTGGCTGGCGGAGAAAATAATTCacaacaaaaagaaaatcacaaaaggtcaaaaaaaaatcaacaggttCTTTACAAACCATCACCACAAacaccacctcccttccccccccccgccaacaaaCCCCCACAAACAAACGGAACTCGGCCTGTTAACTGAACACCAGTTAACACAGAGGAGGAAATAATGACACATAAAAGATGGGTCACTTCCTGTCCACTTTGACCATTTGTTAATTTTTAGGCTGTCCTTATCGTCCCCGCCTCAGTGTGGCTCAGGGACTGAAGTGAGATTCTGGTAAGTTCCCACTCGTAGGCAGGCGTGGGTCAGCAAAGCTCTGACCCGATGAGTCCTGACCCTGTGAGCTAATGTTGAGACAGTGAGTGCACACATAGACACGGTGACTCTCAGACTGCATAGCAGAGTGCGGGAGTGCGCCGGTCACACAGCCCAGCTTTGCTGGAACAAGAGTGGAATTTTAATCCTTACCACGTTGGCATTCTGATCCCAGAGCTccgacttcttccctgctggcaaaACAGAAAGAATAAGGAAGTAAATGAATGCTGGCTGGTTGATCAGGACCCCAGGGACTCTTGGAGACAGGATCAGGTCAGTcctggtgtgagggggaggataggggaatgccaacacattattctccattctcagacagctgCAGCTCTTGAATCCACTGTACACCACCAGGAAAATAATCACTGATTGAGGCACTGGGAGAAAGCAGAGAGCTGAGCGTCACTCTGTTGAACACCAGCTTCAGAAACACCTGCACAAACATGCAGATCCATAGACAGCCACCAGAGGGCAGAAAGCTACAGTGATTCCAACAGCTGGTTTCAGGTCAACAATgggagttccagactggaattaAATTGAGGAGTTTGGGGTATTTTatgcacagaatcacagataccagttagtgagttacagactggaatataacttttttaaagtttaaagttgaagtttatttatcggtgtcacaagtaggcttacattaacactgcaatgaagttactgtgaaaatccccgagtcaccacactccagcgcctgttcggataacactgagggagaattaagcatggccaatgcacctaaccagcacctctttcggactgtggaaggaaaccaggacacccggaggaaacccacgcagacacggggagaacgtgcaaactccgcacagacagtgactcaagctgggaattgaacctgggtccctggcgctgtgaggcagcgatgttaaccactgtgtcaccgtgctgctttaATTAAGGAGTTTGGGTGTTTTAtacacagaataacagataccagttagtgagttacagactggaatttaatggaGGGTATTTGGTTGGTTTATTTACAGAATAACCGAGAATGAAAGAAAGTCTGATAGTCAATCTCACCTCGAATATTGTGACGCACACACATCAGAGTCACAAAGGCCAGAATGATTACAACGATGGAAGGTACACAAACCACTGAAAAAACAGAAAACAAATCACTCGTTGCAGCAAGGACCACGCAGAGCtgcaggtgaggggggtggggagcgaggTGGGGtgatgggaggtggggtggggagcgaGGTGGGGtgatgggaggtggggtggggagcgaGGTGGGGtgatgggaggtggggtggggagcgtGGTGGGGtgatgggaggtggggtggggagcgtGGTGGGGtgatgggaggtggggtggggagcgaGGTGGGGtgatgggaggtggggtggggagcgaGGTGGGGtgatgggaggtggggtggggagcgtGGTGGGGtgatgggaggtggggtggggagcgtGGTGGGGtgatgggaggtggggtggggagcgtggtggggtggagtgcggggggctgAGGTATCAGCTGAGTCCAGATCCTTCACGATGCAAAGTGACCATTGTGGTCCTGCCGCCTCAGGCAGCCTCGGGATGGAGAGAGCGCCCTCCACGGCGGAGAATAAACTGCACAGATTCGAGGAAAACTAAGAGAATTCCGAAACTTACCTGTTATCCAAAAAATAATCTGAGAGCCTTCGGGAGAGGGGTTTCTGCTGGGTGCTGTGTCATCTGGTATCTGTGTGATGCTGCGAGCGATGACATTCCCTGGTTCCGTCTTAGTCGTATGTGTGACCTGGGCAAGGATGTAAACAGAGGAGTGAGAAACTGCTTGTACACACACCCCAAGCAACACCAAGTGAGTGGCGGCTGAAGAAGCCAGGAGGCAGACAGAGTGTATTCCTGATACTGCTTCACTCTTAAGGAACCATTCCACAATATGTGCTGCCAATTCTTTCTGTCAATGAAGTGAATATGGAGCTGGTACCTGTGTCAAAGCAGGAGAGCTGGGTCTAGGTGTTGAAGATGTCTCTCTCACAGGAGGGTGCAGTGTTAATTCTTTGCTGCAAATCGCATCCCTGGTGCTGGTCCCATTTTGTAGAGTCTTCCTCCACAACAGTGCACAACTGTGAAGAAACCACTGGATTAAACATCCTGACTCCCTCATGTGAAGCCTCAGCAAgtgactgacacagaaaccctcaCTGACCTCTTCAGTGCGCTGACCCACACCGACAGACAGTGAAGCAATGGTCAGAGGTCAGGCTGCACCAGGATACCATTGATCTCAGACCAGCATCAGCTACTCCCAGACTCAGTCCCACTCAGCCCAATAAAGACACAAAGCAGATTGTGCAACAGGCAGAAATCTAGCTGTTGGGCACAAGGGGCTCAGTCCTTTGGCTATAGGAGCCACACTCTCAGCATAGGGTACTGAAAAATTATCTCAGTTTTCCACtctatctaacccgtgctgcactgtcctgggagtgcttgatggggatagtgcagaatcatagagtcatagaggtttacagcatgaaaacaaacactttggcccaacttgtccatgccgcccagtttttatccTAAGCCATTCCCAAATGCCCgaatttggtccatatccttctatacccagcttacccatgtaactgtctaaatgcttcttaaaagacaaaattgtacctgcctgtactactacctctggcagcttgttccagacactcaccaccctgtgtgtgaaaaaattgcccctctggacccttttgtatctctcccctctcaccttaaacctatgccgtctaattttagactcccctatctttgggaaaagatattgactatccgcCTTATCTATACCtctctttattttatagacctctataagatcacctctaagcctcctacgctccaggggaaaaagtcccagtctatccatcctctccttacAACTTAAACCAtcgagtcccagtagcatcctagtaaatcttttctgcactttctagtttaataatatcctttctataatagggtgaccagaactgtacacagtattccaagtgtggccttaccaatgtcttgtataacttcaacaagatgtcccaactcctgtattcaatgttctgaccaatgaaaccaagcatgccgaatgccttcttcaccactgaatccacctgtacccctagacctctttgttctataactttccccagtgccccaccattaactgagtaagtcctgccctggttcgatctaccaaaacgcatcacctcacattgatctaaattaaactccatctgccattcatcagtccactggcccaattgatcaaaatcccattgcaatcctagataaccttcttcactgtccactatgtcatcaatcttggtgtcatctgcaacttactaaccatgcctcctaaattctcatctgaatcagtaatataaatgacaaataacagtggacctactGATTcttgaggca belongs to Mustelus asterias chromosome 22, sMusAst1.hap1.1, whole genome shotgun sequence and includes:
- the LOC144509893 gene encoding uncharacterized protein LOC144509893 isoform X2, with product MSSGSLLYLVPVLSLSLAATLPRIAESLKVHLPYKSNSSTCLNTTTEYFNSRMGMCCSKCPPGMKMTVYCTANVDSVCEGCGSNQYTEHWNRLKKCIACVAPCDKDQEMILNCTVSTKRICQCHEGLHCIDSTKDTCNHCRRNTACQEGQGVIEQGTKQSDVKCAPCAAGTFSNTVSSTEPCHPHTDCALLWRKTLQNGTSTRDAICSKELTLHPPVRETSSTPRPSSPALTQVTHTTKTEPGNVIARSITQIPDDTAPSRNPSPEGSQIIFWITVVCVPSIVVIILAFVTLMCVRHNIRGKKSELWDQNANVPKKMDDPVETVRLISVPESALEAVSSQNGVCEQNNGVTGSQAECPCSPSRSNSSGSGGVRQKPGPGFSSKEEEQTQTHVALTHLNNYSRIDSQEDQGYISRESRPSSGAPSPVMEFNGNPTVSVTINTGKCYVNCCHRQGGGAPGPVSAEEDFPTPEEEGTEVDEGFPIQEEQQASEPEKWKEAGVSVEAESECHWRQYNSVPHQEDGEELQLPVQDTSGNIY
- the LOC144509893 gene encoding uncharacterized protein LOC144509893 isoform X1 — translated: MSSGSLLYLVPVLSLSLAATLPRIAESLKVHLPYKSNSSTCLNTTTEYFNSRMGMCCSKCPPGMKMTVYCTANVDSVCEGCGSNQYTEHWNRLKKCIACVAPCDKDQEMILNCTVSTKRICQCHEGLHCIDSTKDTCNHCRRNTACQEGQGVIEQGTKQSDVKCAPCAAGTFSNTVSSTEPCHPHTDCALLWRKTLQNGTSTRDAICSKELTLHPPVRETSSTPRPSSPALTQVTHTTKTEPGNVIARSITQIPDDTAPSRNPSPEGSQIIFWITVVCVPSIVVIILAFVTLMCVRHNIRAGKKSELWDQNANVPKKMDDPVETVRLISVPESALEAVSSQNGVCEQNNGVTGSQAECPCSPSRSNSSGSGGVRQKPGPGFSSKEEEQTQTHVALTHLNNYSRIDSQEDQGYISRESRPSSGAPSPVMEFNGNPTVSVTINTGKCYVNCCHRQGGGAPGPVSAEEDFPTPEEEGTEVDEGFPIQEEQQASEPEKWKEAGVSVEAESECHWRQYNSVPHQEDGEELQLPVQDTSGNIY